The following proteins are encoded in a genomic region of Pungitius pungitius chromosome 19, fPunPun2.1, whole genome shotgun sequence:
- the si:ch211-196f5.2 gene encoding uncharacterized protein si:ch211-196f5.2 produces MSVTLPVLVEPDPAHQPFPFLDTTLADLGIQESDVKERVVWVDTKKTQVKSRAGKLKEKEITVLEVRVKAQKPGDQALQEVLYSTEAHTDRSFCRTGMDILPWKHTCAGEPGQMPVQRTMALDTENQQPDCP; encoded by the exons ATGTCGGTGACACTGCCCGTGCTGGTGGAGCCAGACCCGGCGCACCAACCGTTCCCCTTCCTGGACACGACACTGGCCGACCTCGGCATCCAAGA GTCAGATGTGAAGGAGAGGGTGGTGTGGGTGGACACCAAGAAGACCCAGGTCAAGAGCAGAGCGGGGAagctgaaggagaaagagaTCACCGTCCTGGAG GTGAGGGTGAAAGCCCAGAAGCCCGGAGACCAGGCGCTGCAGGAGGTGCTGTACAGCACTGAGGCCCACACAGACCGCTCCTTCTGCCGCACGGGGATGGACATCTTGCCCTGGAAGCACACGTGCGCAG GGGAGCCGGGCCAGATGCCGGTTCAGAGGACCATGGCCTTGGACACGGAAAACCAGCAGCCAGACTGCccttaa